One stretch of Passer domesticus isolate bPasDom1 chromosome 2, bPasDom1.hap1, whole genome shotgun sequence DNA includes these proteins:
- the P2RY6 gene encoding P2Y purinoceptor 6, producing the protein MANLTATSAGRNSCTYHEEFKQVLLPLVYSVVFVVGLPLNAVVIGQIWLARKALSRTTIYMLNLAVADLLYVCSLPLLIYNYTQKDYWPFGDFTCKFVRFQFYTNLHSSIFFLTCISVQRYLGICHPLASWHKKKGKKLTWLVCAAVWFIVIAQCLPTFVFASTGTQRNRTVCYDLSAPDRSAAYFPYGITLTFTGFLLPFVAILACYCSMARILCQKDELIGLAVHKRKDKAVRMVIIVVIVFSISFFPFHLTKTIYLIVRSSPALPCPALQAFAIAYKCTRPFASMNSVLDPILFYFTQRKFRESTRYLLDKVSSKWRHDHCVTYGS; encoded by the coding sequence ATGGCCAACCTGACAGCCACGAGCGCCGGCAGGAACTCGTGCACCTACCACGAGGAGTTcaagcaggtgctgctgcccctggtGTACTCGGTGGTGTTCGTGGTGGGGCTGCCCCTCAACGCCGTGGTCATCGGGCAGATCTGGCTGGCGCGGAAGGCGCTGAGCCGCACCACCATCTACATGCTCAACCTGGCCGTGGCCGACCTGCTCTACGtctgctccctgcccctcctCATCTACAACTACACCCAGAAGGACTACTGGCCTTTCGGGGACTTCACCTGCAAATTCGTGCGCTTCCAGTTCTACACCAACCTGCACAGCAGCATCTTCTTCCTCACCTGCATCAGCGTCCAGCGCTACCTGGGCATCTGCCACCCCTTGGCCTCGTGGCACAAGAAGAAGGGCAAGAAGCTGACATGGCTGGTGTGCGCGGCCGTGTGGTTCATCGTCATCGCCCAGTGCCTGCCCACCTTCGTCTTCGCCTCCACGGGCACGCAGAGGAACCGCACGGTCTGCTACGACCTGAGCGCGCCCGACCGCTCCGCCGCCTACTTCCCCTACGGCATCACCCTCACCTTCACCGGCTTCCTGCTGCCCTTCGTGGCCATCCTGGCCTGCTACTGCAGCATGGCCCGCATCCTGTGCCAGAAGGACGAGCTCATCGGCCTGGCCGTGCACAAGAGGAAGGACAAAGCCGTGCGTATGGTCATCATCGTGGTCATCGTCTTCTCCATCAGCTTCTTCCCCTTCCACCTCACCAAGACCATCTACCTGATCGTCCGCTCGTcgcccgccctgccctgcccggccctgcagGCCTTCGCCATCGCCTACAAGTGCACGCGGCCCTTCGCCAGCATGAACAGCGTGCTCGACCCCATCCTCTTCTACTTCACGCAGCGCAAGTTCCGCGAGAGCACCCGCTACCTCCTCGACAAGGTGAGCTCCAAGTGGCGGCACGACCACTGCGTCACCTACGGCTCCTAG
- the ARHGEF17 gene encoding rho guanine nucleotide exchange factor 17: protein MAEGGSGRGVAAARCLLPASSPPSSSSSSSSFFFPGRKVSAPIAEQQPGRAFGSLAPSVRQLSLRFAEPEPAGPAHAGAQPPCPAPPPPPPPPPGPGLNAEPPRWPSVPAMRKLFGESCRQPTAAAGNGMGSGSGSGSARGAPPPPPPRSRVPHPALRSPRGAPPEPGPHSWHNSARPQAPSSSPSPRSNGDDEAAAARSPRASSGSEGEGQSAALRPRAARKKKKEGTADGDAEAEGCARVVPRHPLPMVARVSKVNILPFGSPGGSRSSSRYSSTETLKEEEQFGVCWPSQGRALQAGYGIYRSPSFGASDGLAWGQPGVRVRPKLPQSVAKAKADYGSEILHQPGLEGERAKHRKSLSNPDIATETLTLLSFLKSDLSELKVKKKGVRIGLDVGSDGCSRGASPSPGGCGAAHPQNRWAPGERPTLKDLTATLRRAKSFTCSEKSGTRRLFLQSTMKQSSSELLLASTHSQDRVAPGGGQQGDEDPLPVVIQDQYIQEARQVFEKISRMGSQQDYGFAAEQKDSGGVEGAEVVAPATGTADVTLRGQVESTRCLKDVELEESLAHSKSVEELSGHESSVTDEGIVTEPEPVGMPFQDLHKAVDAWMLPGAGPAVGDSDTPLPSHPTAAVEDLPAGKPETPSTPGSLRRRRKFPSAGANGMEGGSEGGTEPYRSLSDPMPHRRRSVAEEAKNFSVDSNLLGSLSAKAGIPQPAAIAGSAGSAGSDLSLGSDGPRDYSSLIRTIVSQPGAMAKLGDDKANGKTIKKKSLSDPSRRGELSPGAFEGPGEAISELEPSIPPSSSEPILSAQPAAPGTGRGYGFDPKLADVLSPRIARRSSKKRSNRAAHQENQPPPAPAVLAKSRPATKHVRHTSEPTTFVPITVPEPLVPSGHHGPLPAPAAGRSPGKSFPALQPPSLEDVTKRYMLALNSGDTSPSPGDGPRSPPAAPPPRLPRCSRLPEEHGPRTKPQVDMRKHVIMTLLDTEQSYVESLRTLMQGYMKPLKQPENSLLCDPSLVDEIFDQIPELLEHHEQFLEQIHDCVQNWHEKQKVGDLLVQSFSKDVLVNIYSAYIDNFLNAKDAVRIAKEARPAFMKFLEQSMRENKEKQALSDLMIKPVQRIPRYELLVKDLLKHTPEDHPDHPFLIDAQRNIKQVAERINKGMKSAEEVERNARIVQEIESHIEGMEDLQAPLRRFLRQEMVVEVKAVGGKKDRSFFLFTDLLVCTTLKRKSGSLRRSSMSLYTAASVIDTASKYKLLWKLPLEDVEIVKGASQATNRESIQKSISRLDEDLNTLGQVSKLSETLSFPHQGLDDVIKDLMAAIHRELSEKQSLSFSMAFPPNKVELSTTKADGTESFIFEFPNPDARLGFEQAFEDAKKKLASSKNCLDPEFLKAIPIMKTRSGMQFSCASPSHGSPESSHEVWVCNSDGYVGQVCLLSIRKEPTVEACIAVCSARILCIASVPGLKRAYRERAEPLGSPAAELGPAPPEDAAPQPCLHISISGSSLELSEPVDGGNRELVPFDSDDTDDESSPSPSGTLQSQASHSTISSSFGNEEIPSCKEAAVETTSSEEEQEPGFMPITGTYGQSRHGESPTDGRALRRSSRGSFTRGSLEDLLSLDPEAHQSSMWLGTEDGCIHVYQSSDNIRNRKNSMKMQHAAAVMCILYLDNQVFVSLANGELVVYQREAGRFWDPQNSKSLSLGSPGSPITKMVAVAGKLWCGCQNRVIVLNTATLAQEHTLQVGQDGGRSVTCMVSAGGGVWVALQGSAQVRLYHATTYEQLAEADITPPVHKMLAGSDAIIRQHKAACLRITALLACKELLWIGTSAGVVLTLAVSPKAAPTLVGLSQGHTGHVRFLTAIELPDGLDVLFPLPRDTGAEKPSEAEKRDPSRPRAPALALSKPKMLVISGGDGYEDFRLTSSSETVGRDDSTNHLLLWRA from the exons ATGGCGGAGGGGGGCAGCGGCCGGGGGGTAGCGGCGGCTCGGTGCCTCCTGCCCGCCTCCTCCccgccttcctcctcctcctcctcctcctccttcttcttcccgGGTAGGAAAGTTTCAGCGCCGATCGCGGAGCAACAACCGGGCCGGGCTTTTGGCAGCCTGGCCCCGTCGGTACGGCAGCTTTCGCTTCGTTTCGCCGAGCCGGAGCCGGCGGGCCCGGCTCATGCCGGGGCTCAGCCGCCGTGCCCGGCtccaccgccgccgccgccgccgccgccgggcccggGGTTAAACGCGGAGCCGCCGCGCTGGCCCAGCGTCCCGGCGATGCGGAAACTCTTCGGGGAAAGCTGCCGGCAGCCCACGGCGGCCGCCGGGAATGGGATGGggagcggcagcggcagcggcagcgcccGCGGAGCTcccccgccgcctccgccccGCAGCCGCGTCCCGCACCCGGCGCTCCGCTCTCCCCGCGGAGCTCCGCCGGAGCCCGGCCCGCATTCCTGGCATAACTCGGCTCGACCGCAAgcaccctcctcctccccatcaCCCCGCTCCAACGGGGACGATGAAGCGGCGGCGGCCCGTTCTCCCCGCGCCTCGTCGGGCAGCGAAGGCGAGGGGCAGAGCGCTGCCCTCCGGCCCCGCGCCGCgcggaagaagaagaaggagggcACGGCGGATGGCGATGCCGAGGCCGAAGGCTGCGCTAGGGTGGTCCCCCGGCACCCGCTGCCCATGGTGGCCCGCGTCTCCAAGGTGAACATCCTGCCCTTCGGCAGCCCCGGCGGGTCACGCAGCAGCAGTCGTTATTCCAGCACGGAGACGCTGAAGGAAGAGGAGCAGTTTGGagtctgctggcccagccaaggACGGGCTCTCCAGGCAGGTTATGGTATCTATAGATCGCCCAGTTTCGGGGCCAGCGATGgcctggcctggggacagccaggggtcCGCGTCCGCCCCAAGCTGCCCCAGAGCGTGGCCAAGGCGAAAGCGGACTATGGGAGCGAGATTCTgcaccagccagggctggaaggggaGCGGGCCAAGCACCGCAAGTCCTTGTCCAACCCCGACATTGCCACCGAGACCCTGACTCTGCTCAGCTTCCTCAAATCAGACCTCTCAGAGctgaaggtgaagaagaaaggGGTGAGGATCGGCCTTGACGTGGGCTCTGATGGATGCTCCAGAGgtgccagcccctctccaggcGGCTGCGGTGCCGCTCATCCCCAAAACCGCTGGGCGCCGGGCGAGCGGCCAACGCTCAAGGACCTGACGGCCACTTTGCGTCGTGCCAAGTCCTTCACCTGCTCCGAAAAATCCGGGACGCGACGGCTTTTCCTGCAGAGCACCATGAAGCAGAGCTCCTCCGAGCTCCTTCTGGCCTCTACGCACAGCCAGGACCGGGTGGCTCCAGgcgggggacagcagggggacGAGGATCCTCTCCCCGTGGTCATCCAGGACCAGTACATCCAGGAGGCGAGGCAGGTGTTTGAGAAGATCAGCAGGATGGGTTCCCAGCAGGACTACGGCTTTGCCGCCGAGCAGAAGGACAGCGGAGGTGTGGAGGGCGCTGAGGTGGTGGCACCGGCGACGGGGACGGCAGACGTGACCCTTCGGGGACAGGTGGAGAGCACGCGGTGTTTGAAGGACGTGGAGCTGGAGGAGAGCCTCGCTCACAGTAAATCTGTGGAGGAGCTGTCGGGTCACGAGTCGAGTGTGACGGACGAGGGCATCGTCACGGAGCCGGAGCCTGTGGGGATGCCCTTCCAAGACCTGCACAAAGCTGTGGATGCCTGGATGCTGCCCGGTGCCGGGCCGGCAGTGGGTGACTCCGACACGCCGCTGCCCTCTCACCCGACGGCGGCGGTGGAAGACCTTCCAGCTGGCAAACCCGAGACGCCGAGCACCCCTGGCAGCCTGCGGCGCCGACGTAAGTTCCCGTCAGCGGGCGCCAATGGGATGGAGGGCGGCAGCGAGGGTGGCACCGAGCCCTACCGCTCCCTCAGCGACCCCATGCCTCACCGGAGACGCTCGGTGGCGGAGGAGGCGAAGAATTTCTCCGTCGACAGCAACCTGCTGGGCTCGCTGAGCGCCAAGGCGGGCATCCCGCAGCCCGCCGCCATCGCGGGCAGCGCGGGCAGCGCGGGCAGCGACCTGTCCCTGGGCAGCGATGGGCCCCGGGACTACAGCAGCCTCATCCGCACCATCGTCAGCCAGCCCGGCGCCATGGCCAAGCTGGGCGATGACAAGGCCAACGGCAAGACCATCAAGAAGAAGTCGCTGAGTGACCCCAGCCGCCGCGGCGAGCTGTCGCCCGGCGCCTTCGAGGGTCCCGGCGAGGCCATCAGCGAGCTGGAGCCCAGCATTCCCCCGTCCAGCAGCGAGCCCATCCTCTCGGCACAGCCGGCAGCACCGGGCACCGGCCGCGGCTACGGCTTTGACCCCAAGCTGGCGGACGTGCTGTCGCCTCGCATCGCCCGCCGCAGCTCCAAGAAGCGCTCCAACCGCGCGGCCCACCAGGAGAACCagccgccccccgcgcccgccgTCCTCGCCAAGAGCCGCCCGGCCACCAAGCACGTCCGTCACACCAGCGAGCCCACCACCTTCGTCCCCATCACCGTCCCCGAGCCGCTCGTCCCCTCCGGCCACCACGGCCCCCTCCCTGCGCCGGCTGCCGGCCGCTCACCTGGGAAATCCTTCCCGGCCCTCCAGCCTCCTTCGCTGGAGGATGTCACCAAGCGGTACATGCTGGCCCTCAACTCAGGTGACACGTCCCCCAGTCCTGGGGATGGACCCCGCTCGCCGCCCGCTGCCCCACCGCCCCGGCTGCCCCGGTGCTCGCGGCTGCCCGAGGAGCACGGCCCCAGGACCAAGCCACAGGTG GACATGAGGAAGCACGTCATCATGACCCTGCTGGACACGGAGCAGTCCTACGTGGAGTCCCTGCGCACCTTGATGCAG GGTTACATGAAGCCGCTGAAGCAGCCGGAGAACTCCCTGCTCTGCGACCCTTCGCTGGTGGACGAGATCTTCGACCAGATCCCcgagctgctggagcaccacGAGCAGTTCCTGGAGCAGATCCACGACTGCGTGCAGAACTGGCACGAGAAGCAGAAAGTGGGCGACCTCCTGGTGCAGTCG TTCTCCAAGGATGTGCTGGTGAACATCTACTCTGCCTACATTGATAACTTCCTCAACGCCAAGGACGCCGTCAGGATCGCCAAGGAAGCCCGGCCGGCTTTCATGAAGTTCCTGGAG CAAAGCATGCGGGAGAACAAGGAGAAGCAGGCCCTGTCCGACCTGATGATCAAGCCTGTGCAGAGAATCCCGCGATACgagctgctggtgaag GACCTGCTGAAGCACACCCCAGAGGACCACCCCGACCACCCCTTCCTCATCGACGCCCAGCGCAACATCAAGCAGGTGGCCGAGAGGATCAACAAGGGCATGAAGAGCGCGGAGGAGGTGGAGAGGAACGCCCGGATCGTGCAGGAGATTGAGTCCCACATCGAAGGGATGGAGGAC ctccaggctccGCTCCGCAGGTTCCTGCGCCAGGAGATGGTCGTGGAAGTG AAGGCGGTGGGTGGGAAGAAGGACCgctccttcttcctcttcacGGACCTGCTGGTGTGCACCACGCTGAAGCGCAAGTCGGGCTCGCTCCGCCGCAGCTCCATGAGCCT GTACACGGCGGCCAGCGTGATCGACACCGCCAGCAAGTACAAACTGCTCTGGAAGCTGCCCCTGGAGGATGTGGAAATTGTCAAAG GTGCCTCGCAAGCCACCAACAGGGAGAGCATCCAGAAAAGCATCAGCCGCCTGGATGAAGACCTCAACACGCTGGGGCAAGTCAGCAAGCTGTCAGAGACCCTCAGCTTCCCCCACCAG GGCCTGGATGACGTGATCAAGGACCTGATGGCCGCCATCCACCGGGAGCTGTCGGAGAAGCAATCCCTGTCCTTCAGCATGGCCTTCCCCCCCAACAAGGTGGAGCTCAGCACCACCAAAGCTGACGGCACCGAGTCTTTCATCTTCGAGTTCCCCAACCCCGACGCCCGGCTCGGCTTCGAGCAAGCCTTCGAGGACGCCAAGAAAAAGCTGG CTTCCAGCAAAAACTGCCTGGACCCGGAGTTCCTCAAAGCCATCCCCATCATGAAGACGCGGAGTGGGATGCAG TTCTCCTGCGCTTCTCCCAGCCACGGCAGCCCGGAGAGCTCGCACGAGGTTTGGGTTTGCAACAGCGACGGCTACGTGGGGCAGGtctgcctgctgagcatccGCAAGGAGCCCACGGTGGAGGCCTGCATCGCCGTCTGCTCCGCCAGGATCCTCTGCATCGCCTCCGTGCCCGGCCTCAAGCGCGCCTACAG GGAGCGCGCGGAGCCTCTGGGCAGCCCCGCGGCCGAGCtgggccccgcgccgccggaGGACGCGGCGCCGCAGCCGTGCCTGCACATCTCCATCTCGGGCTCGTCGCTGGAGCTCTCGGAGCCCGTGGACGGCGGCAACAGGGAGCTGGTGCCCTTCGACAGCGACGACACGGATGACGAGTCCTCGCCCAGTCCCTCCGGGACGCTGCAGAGCCAAGCCAGCCACTCCACCATCTCCTCCAGCTTCGGCA atGAAGAGATCCCGAGCTGCAAGGAGGCAGCAGTGGAGACGACGAGCtcggaggaggagcaggagcctggTTTCATGCCCATCACTGGCACCTACGGGCAGAGCCGGCACGGCGAGAGCCCCACGGACGGGCGCGCCCTGCGCCGCTCCAGCCGCGGCTCCTTCACCCGCGGCAGCCTCGAGGACCTCCTCAGCCTCGACCCCGAGGCCCACCAGAGCTCCATGTGGCTGGGCACCGAGGATGGCTG catccACGTGTACCAGTCCTCGGACAACATCCGGAACAGGAAGAACAGCATGAAGATGCAGCACGCTGCCGCTGTCATGTGCATCCT GTACCTGGATAACCAGGTGTTTGTGTCATTGGCCAACGGGGAGCTCGTTGTGTACCAGCGGGAAGCAG GCCGCTTCTGGGACCCCCAGAACTCcaagtccctgtccctgggctcaCCGGGGAGCCCCATCACCAAGATGGTGGCGGTGGCGGGGAAGCTGTGGTGCGGCTGCCAGAACCGCGTCATCGTCCTCAACACCGCCACGCTGGCACAGGAG CACACGCTGCAGGTGGGGCAGGACGGCGGGCGCAGCGTCACCTGCATGGTGAGCGCGGGCGGCGGCGTGtgggtggcactgcagggcagcgCCCAGGTGAGGCTGTACCACGCCACCACCTacgagcagctggcagaggctgacATCACCCCCCCGGTGCACAAGATGCTCGCCG GCTCGGATGCCATCATCCGGCAGCACAAGGCCGCCTGCCTGCGGATCACGGCCCTGCTGGCctgcaaggagctgctgtggatcGGGACCAGCGCCGGCGTGGTGCTCACCCTGGCCGTGTCCCCCAAGGCAGCCCCCACGCTGGTGGGGCTGTCCCAGGGCCACACCGGCCACGTGCGCTTCCTGACGGCCATCGAGCTGCCCGACGGCCTGGACGTCCTCTTCCCGCTGCCCAGGGACACGG GGGCCGAGAAGCCGAGCGAGGCGGAGAAACGAGACCCgtcccggccccgcgcccccgcGCTGGCCCTGTCCAAGCCCAAGATGCTGGTGATCAGCGGCGGGGACGGCTACGAGGATTTCCGGCTGACCAGCAGCAGCGAGACCGTGGGCCGGGACGACAGCACCAACCACCTCCTGCTGTGGAGAGCGTGA